The following coding sequences lie in one Burkholderia cepacia genomic window:
- a CDS encoding PTS sugar transporter subunit IIA, translated as MENQSAAARRPQAAQSPANMNRLAKILPIENVVIDLSVTSKKRVFEQAGLMFENQNGIARSTVTDNLFARERLGSTGLGEGVAIPHGRIKGLKHPLAAFVRLADAIPFEAPDGQPVGLLIFLLVPEQATQQHLEILSEIAQLLSDRDARERLHNETDIAELHRLLTQWQP; from the coding sequence ATGGAAAATCAGTCTGCCGCAGCAAGGAGACCCCAGGCCGCCCAATCGCCTGCCAACATGAATCGCCTAGCCAAAATCCTGCCCATAGAGAACGTCGTCATCGACCTCTCAGTCACCAGCAAGAAACGCGTCTTCGAACAAGCCGGGCTGATGTTCGAGAATCAGAACGGCATCGCCCGCAGCACCGTCACGGACAACCTGTTCGCGCGGGAGCGCCTCGGTTCGACCGGGCTCGGCGAAGGGGTCGCGATTCCGCACGGTCGCATCAAGGGTCTCAAGCACCCGCTCGCCGCGTTCGTCCGCCTCGCCGATGCCATCCCGTTCGAAGCGCCCGACGGCCAGCCGGTCGGCCTCCTGATCTTCCTGCTCGTCCCCGAGCAAGCCACCCAGCAGCACCTCGAGATCCTGTCGGAAATCGCGCAACTGCTATCCGATCGCGACGCGCGCGAGCGTCTGCACAACGAAACGGATATCGCCGAGTTGCATCGCCTGCTCACTCAGTGGCAACCTTGA
- the rapZ gene encoding RNase adapter RapZ, producing the protein MRIVLITGISGSGKSVALNALEDAGYYCVDNLPPHVLPELARYLAQNGQRRLAVAIDARSSASLDEMPGLIRELSGEHDVRVLFLNASTQALIQRFSETRRRHPLSGSLSHDADVGLLSSLEEAIERERDLVAPLAEFGHQIDTSTLRANVLRTWVKRFIEQKDNDLMVMFESFGFKRGVPLDADLMFDVRALPNPYYDHELRPLTGLDQPVIAFLDALPIVHQMIDDIHAFLMKWLPHFRDDNRSYLTVAIGCTGGQHRSVFIAETLAARLAHEANVIVRHRDAPVDVDASSRLVSEVTRP; encoded by the coding sequence ATGCGCATTGTCCTTATCACCGGCATCTCCGGCTCAGGCAAATCCGTCGCGCTGAACGCGCTCGAAGACGCAGGCTATTACTGCGTCGACAACCTGCCGCCGCACGTGCTCCCCGAACTCGCCCGCTACCTCGCCCAGAACGGCCAGCGTCGGCTCGCGGTCGCGATCGACGCGCGCTCGAGCGCGTCGCTCGACGAAATGCCCGGCCTGATCCGCGAACTGTCGGGCGAGCACGACGTGCGCGTGCTGTTCCTCAACGCAAGCACCCAGGCGCTGATCCAGCGATTCTCCGAAACACGCCGCCGCCATCCGCTGTCCGGCTCGCTGTCGCACGATGCGGACGTCGGCCTGCTGTCGTCGCTCGAGGAGGCGATCGAGCGCGAGCGCGACCTCGTCGCGCCGCTCGCCGAATTCGGCCACCAGATCGATACGAGCACGCTGCGCGCGAACGTGCTGCGCACCTGGGTCAAGCGCTTCATCGAGCAGAAAGACAACGACCTGATGGTGATGTTCGAGTCGTTCGGCTTCAAGCGCGGCGTGCCGCTCGACGCCGACCTGATGTTCGACGTGCGCGCGCTGCCGAATCCGTACTACGACCACGAGTTGCGCCCGCTCACCGGGCTCGACCAGCCGGTCATCGCCTTTCTCGACGCACTGCCGATCGTCCACCAGATGATCGACGACATCCATGCGTTCCTGATGAAATGGCTGCCGCACTTCCGTGATGACAACCGCAGCTACCTGACCGTCGCCATCGGCTGCACGGGCGGCCAGCATCGCTCGGTGTTCATCGCGGAAACGCTCGCCGCGCGCCTTGCGCACGAGGCGAACGTGATCGTGCGGCATCGTGACGCGCCAGTGGATGTCGACGCGTCGTCGCGGCTCGTCTCCGAGGTCACCCGACCCTAG
- the hpf gene encoding ribosome hibernation-promoting factor, HPF/YfiA family: MNLKISGHHLEVTPAIREYVITKLDRVLRHSDQVIDGTVILSVDNHKEKDKQQRAEINLHLKGKDIFVESANGNLYAAIDLLIDKLDRQVVKHMERLQTHAHDPIKLQPSIDQIELPPQ; encoded by the coding sequence ATGAACCTGAAGATCAGTGGACATCATCTCGAAGTCACGCCTGCAATTCGCGAATACGTGATCACCAAGCTGGACCGGGTGCTACGGCATAGCGATCAGGTGATCGATGGCACTGTGATCCTCTCGGTCGACAATCACAAGGAAAAGGACAAGCAGCAGCGCGCGGAAATCAACCTGCACCTGAAGGGCAAGGACATCTTCGTCGAAAGCGCGAACGGCAACCTGTACGCTGCGATCGATTTGCTGATCGACAAGCTGGATCGCCAGGTCGTCAAGCACATGGAGCGCCTGCAAACGCACGCGCACGACCCGATCAAGCTTCAACCGTCGATCGACCAGATCGAACTGCCGCCGCAATAA
- the hprK gene encoding HPr(Ser) kinase/phosphatase — MDTSSINAQSIFDDNAATLKLSWLTGHEGWERGFSADTVGNATSSADLVGHLNLIHPNRIQVLGEAEIDYYQRQTDEDRSRHMAELIALEPPFLVVAGGAAAPPELVLRCTRSSTPLFTTPMSAAAVIDSLRLYMSRILAPRATLHGVFIDILGMGVLLTGDSGLGKSELGLELISRGHGLVADDAVDFVRLGPDFVEGRCPPLLQNLLEVRGLGLLDIKTIFGETAVRRKMKLKLIVQLVRRPDGEFQRLPLESQTVDVLGLPISKVTIQVAAGRNLAVLVEAAVRNTILQLRGIDTLRDFMDRQRLAMQDPDSQFPGKLV, encoded by the coding sequence ATGGATACGTCCAGCATCAACGCCCAGAGCATCTTCGACGACAACGCGGCCACGCTGAAACTGAGCTGGCTGACGGGGCATGAAGGCTGGGAGCGCGGCTTTTCCGCCGACACGGTCGGCAATGCGACGTCGAGCGCCGACCTTGTCGGCCACCTGAACCTGATCCACCCGAACCGGATCCAGGTGCTCGGCGAAGCCGAGATCGACTACTACCAGCGGCAGACCGACGAAGACCGCTCGCGCCACATGGCCGAGCTGATCGCGCTCGAACCGCCGTTCCTCGTCGTCGCCGGCGGCGCCGCGGCCCCGCCCGAGCTCGTGCTGCGCTGCACGCGCTCGTCCACCCCGCTGTTCACGACGCCGATGTCAGCCGCCGCGGTGATCGACAGCCTGCGGCTCTACATGTCGCGCATCCTCGCGCCGCGCGCGACGCTGCATGGCGTGTTCATCGACATCCTCGGGATGGGCGTGCTGCTGACCGGCGATTCGGGCCTCGGCAAGAGCGAACTCGGCCTCGAACTGATCAGCCGCGGCCACGGCCTCGTCGCCGACGACGCGGTCGATTTCGTTCGACTTGGCCCCGATTTCGTCGAAGGACGCTGCCCGCCGCTGCTGCAGAACCTGCTCGAAGTGCGCGGCCTCGGCCTGCTCGACATCAAGACGATCTTCGGTGAAACCGCCGTACGGCGGAAAATGAAGCTGAAGCTGATCGTCCAGCTCGTACGGCGCCCCGACGGCGAATTCCAGCGCCTGCCGCTCGAAAGCCAGACCGTCGACGTGCTCGGCTTGCCGATCAGCAAGGTCACGATCCAGGTCGCGGCCGGCCGCAACCTGGCGGTGCTGGTCGAGGCGGCCGTCCGGAACACGATCCTGCAGTTGCGCGGAATCGACACGTTGCGCGATTTCATGGATCGGCAACGACTCGCGATGCAAGATCCCGACAGTCAGTTCCCCGGCAAACTGGTGTAA